TGTGTGCTTTGGTGTGTGTACCGTTCCTCCACCCTCTTCTCTGGGGTTTTATCTTTCTTAATTTCCTCTGCATTCCTTTGTACTCATTGTTTTTCGCTTCCCTTCTGTGCCAACTTGTATGTGTGCCCTCGCGGCTGGTGCAGCCTGTCCTTCCTATCGCAAAGGGCACGCTAACGAACGTAGAAGGGGTGAGTACGTTGGACGCACTCATAAGCAGCTGAATTAACAAAGTGACGATAAAGAACGCAGCAAAAAAAGTTAGAGAGAGTTACGGAGTCCGTAAGGGAGTTTCAACGGTCGTCAAGGTGACCAAATAGGTCCACGCATACTGGcagatacatatatatatatatataatatacgTGTTGTGCTTACCTAGGTGAATCAACATGACTTCGCTCAACACAGAGCTGGCTCTCGCAAAGAGGTTTCATATGCTGAGCAAAAATTATAGCAACCGCCCTGTCATCGCGCGCCGCAACACGCTTCCCACTCTTGTGCGGTTTATTCGGAGTAACGACCGAGAAACTCGTCACTACTCCCTCTCTGCGCTCCTGCTGCTTGCGCAACACGAGGAAAATGTGGAACTACTTTGCTTGGAGCGCGGCCTCGTCCCGGGTGTTTACGCAGTTTACAAAGATGCCGATTACGACGACCCCCAGTTACGTGAAATAGCAGATCAAATTCTGAACTGTCTCGAACCCGTTTTGCAGGGCAGAGACCCACGTAAGGCTAGCCAAACAAGCGTAACTCCTGTTGGGAGTAGCAGTGATGCGGTTGACAGCGATCCTTTAAATGATAGTTTTTCCCCCAGTCGACGAGCGCGCGCGGGCAGGGTGCTGCGGGGAGTTGGCTCGGATGCTATCCACACTGTTCTACTTGACATCCCCGCGTTGGATCCGAATGGGGGGGACAATATTGAGGCTATCGAAGACATCTTTCAAACAACGCGCGGCGTTTTGTCATACTCTATTTTTGTGGAGAACAGACAGGCACGTCTGTTCGTTACATGTGCCACACAGGTAGTGCAACAAGTCCTCTCCGACTCTGGTTTCGAATCAGTGGTAGTTCGCGATGACGTCGTCAACCAGGAGATGTTTGGCGGCGGAGCTGACGGCAGTGCCGGGTTAAATAGCGGTGGGAATAGAAGCAATACAAGCTACTACGATGGCGGTTCTCCACAGCACCGTCCCTCTTATCTGCAAAGTGTCGCCAACAGCATCTACCAGTCCGCACTTGTCCTTGGAGGTGGCAGCAGGAATAATGACACGCTGTCGGCACGTGTTAACGAGCAGCGGACGAGGGAGCAAGAAGGAGAATCAACATTTGGGTACATATCGAAAACGCTGTCGAAGTGGTGGTGATTTGGTTAGTAGCAATACGATCCGTAGCTAACGTCGCTATTTTTGAACAGGGGAGGTGTGAAAAAGATGTATGAAGCGGGAGGGGTCTCACCGAATGGGTGTCACTCGAACTGCAGCGCTGTTTTATCGTGGATGGACTGGTAAAAGGAAGTtatacccccttttttccattGGTAAACACCCATTGCCTTCTAGAAGGGGTTGGGTTGGGCTAATCAGCTCGTTTGGCGACCCCCTGCTGCCATGTCAACGTTTTGTTCTTTGTTGTGCCTAGAAAGTGagatgtgaaaaaaaaaatgtgcgaTTTGGGttaagaaggagaaaatagaCGGGCTCGGGGTGAGACGTCACACATGGAGGTGGTGAAAGAAGTGAGTCGGAGGGATCGTGAACGATAGgcagatgtttttttttcttttacctctAACTAGTAAGGAGGGGGTGTTATTTGCAGGTGGGTGGGACACAGCGCAGTACTGAttggtgaagaagaggaagtggtGTCCTTTTCACCACATACTTTAAAAATTCAATGTGGAACTGTGGACTCCtttgtatgtttgtgctCTTTCACCTCTGCGAAGCGGTGTCCTTAAGGCATCCAATTGTCTCTCCATGTTGTTTCTATCGTTTGGTCCCCTTCTCGGATCTCTCTTTTGTTACTGATAtcgaaacaacaataaaaagagaagacgTGAAGAAAAATTGTAAGCTTCTATAAGTttgacaaaaataaaaaggtttAAATATCATCGTTTTCgatctgtgtgtgtgtctgtttaGTACGGCTACACTCGGCACCTCCCTCGCACCAACGTCAAACTGAGTGAAATGAAGAGTTTCCGCGTAGTTTGCAGGTTCCCCGCCATGTTGCAGCTGCTAGCACTTGTGGGACTTGCATTGGTTCCGCAAAGCGCTCTCAGTTCTCAAAACGGCGTGTACGTAAAACTCTTTCCCGGCCGTGAGTTGTGTTTGAGTTACGAGGGGTACCgggaagtggaggaaacaCCGCCAACAGTTGCCTTGCGACATCGCGCCCTCTCGCCACGTAACGTTAACGTGCGAACACGCCTCTACGGCCCTGATGGAAACATTATACGACATGATGACCGCATCGATCCCTTTGGACAACCAGcgtctttcttctttaagGTAACAAAGACGGGTACATATCGGGTTTGCATGCGTACACCGTTGAACCACCCGCCGCTATCGTTTGACATGCGTTTCATCGGCGAGCGCGATGTGGCGCAGTCACCGGAGACCGTTGAGGGAGTGGAAGTTGCTGACAAACCAATAGAAGCCTCCGACTATCAAAGTTCACTTCACATGTTGGACATTTGTGTGCAAGTGGCTCTAGATGAAGTGCGTATGAGTGAGAACCGCCTTCATCTTCTTGATGAGATTACAAACTCTACGTACAACCGCGTTGTGGGATTCTTAATTCTGAACGTTCTGCTTGTCATTGTTGCTAGCGTTGGGTCAGAGAAGTATTTGGAACGATTCTTTATAAAGCAGAAGATTGCTTAAGCATGGCTCCAACTCTCCACCCTGTGGATGAGTATTTAACGTTGAGATAACCAATTGAGGGGCAGTAGAAAGCGCTTTAATACCACTCACCACCAATTAAGATGACGAAACCCCTGTGAAGCAAAATAGGGCAGGGTGGCCAAAAGAAGTTATATTCAACAAACAGGCAGGGTGGAAATGCAATGTGGTTGCAGTAGAAATGCGGAACGTTAATGGGAAAGACGAAAGGGATGAGTACTCGCAAGTTGCGGCGGTGAGTTTGTGGTCTCTGGGGCTCATGCTGTGTGtgattattttttctgtgaGCTTGTTATTCTCTTCGGTGTAGTCAAGTTGTGCTGTAAGTGCTAAGATTTGTGTGCCTATgaactctttttattttcgttttgatatatatatatatatatatatgttgttattgtcattgtttgttattttgctGTACTTCTGGTTCCCTTGGCTCACGTAACGGTGGGATTCAAGGGGATAAGATGTGGCTGCAGCGTATGTGCCCAACTGTTCACTGATCGGCTGCGGCACTAACGGAACTCGATTATGAAATTTTATGTGCGTTGCGTCTGCAATttatgcatttttttttcatcgtATTGCTGCgtgcaaaacaacaacaacaagggatCAGAGAGTGTTTTGCACGTGTGTATTAGTGTGAGTGGGCGCCTCtgtaataaaaagaagtgacGAGTTTATACCGGGTGTCACTGCCATGTTTTCCTCGTCTTGTATGCAGAGCATGCAAACACAATACATATGCCCACATGCGTaagtaaatacaaaaatgcaTGTGCTTATTGTTGGTTTTACGGTGTGGTATATATGGGAGGTTGTgcgtttatatatttctgtgtgtgtgtcttttctttgttattattatttattgttattttttttttgtttattcccTTGCATGTCAGTTGGGTCGCATGTGGCGCCGACACCCCACTGCATACAGTTCTGCAATTCACTCTGAACCACCTGTGTGTTTCAGTgtgcttgtttgttcttaTATTCCACCGGCTtatgttctctttttttttttttggtgttgttgccttAAATCTGTACACACTCCATCCATCAGAGTCGAGGAGGAAGGCTTGACAGCAATTTGTCACGCGGTGCAATGGTATCCGCTTCGAAgttgctgcaggtgttgGTCCGACGCTTTGAGACTCCCCAACCAGACTTTATGGTCGGCCACGCGCATTTCGTATTGAAGTTCTTGTCCGCTATTTGTCAAACTAATATAAGTCGTGAGGATATGCTGAACGTGACGAACATTATTACCAACTGCCCCCACGCATTACCGATATTTAAGGGTAATCAGCGCTTATGCGAAAGGCTTTTGCTTAGTTGCTTTGCTAGTGTGTCCCGTGTTGATGCCGAGTTACAGGATGGCGTTCGACATGTAATTTGCACCTTGAGTGTCAATCCTGAATTGAATTCAAACATCATGATGACAATGGCTCGCAAAACTGTGGCCGCGAAGCGTGTGGAGGGTGCAGTAGCCAAGCAAGTTCTTGACAGAGATGACGCCATTTCCAACGAACTGCTTCGCCGTGTTGTTGCTCAGATGCCCGCTCACGGTGACCTTATACCCGATGGAGGTGTTGAAATTGCCCTTCTTCCCCAGAAAGCTATGCACAAACGCCGACAAGAGCGCTTCGAGAGACCTGaactctttttccttgtctCAACTTTACGCTGCATTGCAACACACCGTCAGAGCCGACTTCGTGATAGTTTTGTTGAGGCGGGATGTTCTGCTGTGGGGATGCAGCACAGAAATTTACAATTTCTTCCAGCTGACGTTGTCGATCCCGTCGTGCGTTGCGTCACATCGCTTCCTGCATTTTGCAATCCTGAAGCACCAATGCGGCCCGATGACTGGTATCTTTTAGCCAGTCTCATTGCCTGCCCCGACGCGCGGCTCCGGCCATTGGGGATTCGACTGTGGGCGCAAAAGGTGTGTTATTATGATCCACTTGAAATGAATCTTACGGAAGTAAATAGCCCGTTTCCCCTCACAATTGCCGGGTTCCTGGTATCAATGCGGGGTGAGTTCAAGGAAGAAGCGATGATGTTGTGGTTGGGGGTGGTCACGGATCCCGCAGCTCTACCGTTGATAGATGAAAGAGTTCTgcaactgctgttgtttgACATTGCGCAATATGCTCAGGTCAACGATATGAATGACGTTAAGCGGGAACAAATTTTGGTGGCTCAATTAGCCGTTCTCAAAGCTTTAGAAGATTCTATGTCTCCTATTTACTATTTGGATGCTCGCATGACACTCACCAGGACGACAAAGCTTCTCAATACCTCCAGTGATCTGATCAAAACGCTCAGTTCACTTAAGGATGTGCTATCGACCGGTCAGATTTTGAGGGCTTCTTTCTTACGCAGTGCAACTGATTTTTTGCGTTACGTTCGACAGACGGCTAATGTAAACGAACAGTCGTACATTAGGGTCTTGATTCTTTTGATGGGCAATGTTTTGCATGCCATACGTGTCTTGTCAGTTCAGGAGTATACATCCGTTTGCATAGTTGTTTTGGCCACCATCGTTGGATTTCTTCGCGACGTTCAGCCGAAAGCCTCCTCTCCGCAGGGAGACGAGTGGTGCGAATTGTTGAAGGCTCTAGCCACCACTATAATGAACGAAAAATCACTCGTTGATCCCAACATAGTCTCTCTTCAACTTCATATGATGGAGTTACTTGATTTTGCGTCCGACGAGCATTACAGCACCTCTGTGCGCGAGCGTATCCTTGCATCGCTACGCACTGTTTCGACAAAAACTCAAGAGATAGCACCGACTAGTGCGCAGCACTGCTACGAACTGCTTCTGCGCGCTGTCCATTTTCACGTCTTGGACGAGGAATTGCTATCTGAAGCGGTTGCGGCGCTACGTCATGCGACGGATACAACAGTTGCTATTGAGTGTATGAATTGGTCGCAGCGTAGGCATTTGATTGATCGTTGTTCTACATTGTACCGCGAGATTGCACCAATGTTTCCCTCATCTCGAGGGGCTCGACGTCTTGGCAAGCAAATGTTAACAGTGGCAACCATAATTACGACTGAAAAACATGCACCACGGACACAGCTGCAACGGCGTTCGTATGATGCGCGTCGCCCGGTCCTGGACTCGGGTTCTATGCAATTCTGTGCCCAGGCAATGTGGTCGCTTGCACTGCGGGCAACGCTGTCTCCCATTCCTCACCTGCCTGTGGATCGTTACCTTGCCGCGATGCTGCGCTTCGCGAAAAAGCATTGGAGACGGGATGAGGCACCTAGCGGTTACTCTTCCGAAAAAAGTCTAACAGAAGAAGCACAGGTCACTACCAAAACACCATTGGCAGAGCCGCGTGGTGGGCGCACGCGAGTATCATGTGGGGATGAGAGATTTTGTAGCGATATTGCTAACCTTTTGTTACCGCTGCTCAACCAAGTGCTCTTGCTTTGGTACACGAATAGAACTGCATTTCAGGCAAATCAGAGGCGCCATAAAGCCGTTGTTTCAACAGCCTGCGACATAATCGAGCGGAACAGCGCCTTTCTTTCGCCTCGTGTATGGTTTGATACCCAACGTGTGTTATCCAACCTTCCTATCGTGCTGCCGAATCAGTGTACCCCACTTCATCTGAGCGTACTGAGGCGATCTTTACAGGAAACACTCCGTAACGTTCGCGCTTGTGGCAACCAAGGAACGTGGCACTTGCCTAGTGAAAAGACTCAATTGAAGGCCCAGGAAGGTTCTACGGAGGCCATATTGGGTGGAAGGATGATTGCAGACATGTTTGGATGCGCAAATATAATTGAAGACGCTGATTTGAAGGTGTACCTCATATCTCTCGCGTCGGAGCAACTGAAGATGATCAGTGACCTTGACGAGATGGATGAAAAGGCCTTAACACCGGAGGAGAAATCGCGTCTTATGTGTTTGAATAAAATTGTGTCTTCCGTGCGACACGGGACGGTCCTCTACTACTAGGCATGAGAAGCAAAAGTGTTTGGTGgtgctttgcttttgcaGGAGAGCCAAAGAGTTGGTTGCGGGAATTGATAATACCCCGTATGATTgagtttgtgcgtgtgtgtggacgGATGAGGGAAAAAGGCAGTTGGAAGTCAAAGATGTTCTAGCCTAACAATCTTTGTGACACAGTGCTAATGGTAGAATTCAAGTAGCACAAGGGATACATTGGCGTTCGTAACACTCAATGTcttggtatttttttttctacataTGTGATAtacacatttctttttcacaaaCTATGTGCtgatctctctttttttttttttttgagcgaCGCCTTCCTGCTTCGTTCAGTTTGTCAAGGGCATGGGAAGGTATAACAGGCGGTGATTTGTGCCGCAACATCGAAAGGGGGTGAAGAATCGCCATAATGACAGTTTGTCTTGTTCTACTAACTGGGCTGCCAGGAGCGGGGAAGACGACACTAGGCAAGGCTCTTAAACAGTTGGGGGATCACATAACCCATGAACTCTCCCTCATAGTCACGGCAGTGGTGGAATTAGATGACTTTATGTGTAACGTCGGTGCGAGTAATGGGTCCCGTGTAGAGAGTACCGTTTTCGATCCAAGTCGGTGGCGAGAGGCGTTCGAAGCGGCTCGTCAGGCAACTCGCCAGGAGTTGGAGCGGTGCCTAATGATGGAGAGGAATAAAGCGGTAATGCACTTGGTTTTTCTGGTGGATCCGCTGCCATATAGGAGTATGAGAGCATCGTACTGGAAAATGTGCAAGGAATTAAGTGCCAAGTGTGCTGAGACTCACTTTCATGATTCATGGGAAGTGCAGAGCATTGTTGTCTTGTTGGAGGTGCGGATGAACACCCCGGAGGAGGTTTGTCTCCAACGCAATGAGCTCCGCGCCGGAACCCCGCAGTATATTCCCCCGTATGTTATTAAGGGGATAAGTGACTCGTTTGACCGTGGTGACCTCACTGCTGTGCTGCCGGGTACAGACGGAAATATGTGGGCCGTACTTCCCGGGCAGAGGTCGGCACCGTGGCCCGTTCTTTTACTGGTTGATGAAGTGAGATGTTGCGCGTCACCACCCAATTTGTTGGCCACGCAGTTGCTGGAGCGTATCCGAGGGGAAGACATAATGCGTGAGATGACGGAACAACAAGTAAgtgtttttaattattaCAAGTGCCAAgtggaaggggggaagtcGAAGTGCTTGGCGAGTGGAGAAGCACATGACAACGTTAACAACTGTCTTCATCAAGTGGACCTCCACATGCGGGCAGTTGTGGGACATTACATGGTCCAGCGGCAGAGTATTGGTTCACTGAAGCCAGGCACTGGGCAACGCGTAAGCAAATGTCGTTCGACCCACTACGCGGGAATTCGGGCAGCAATCACGAAGGGAACGAGAAACACAGGAGGATCTTTTTCCGAAGTGCAAGGACTACTGCAGCAGTTACTTTTGGAATTCGAGCATGCCTTAGTAGATCTTTGAGAAACGTGCACGAGGTATGCTGTTGGGTGTGGCAAAAGTTGCTGAGAGCAAATGTCACGTGGTTGTTTGACGTGTCAGCTCCTTCATCTGTGCTGGTGGTGATTACCGGCATGTGTCTCTTGAGAAGGTACATGTGAGTTtagatcctttttttttgtttttagtgtCTGCAAACTTTCCCACGTGTTGGTCGTGTTCTCTGTCACATCCCCCTCCCCTGCCGCTCTGTCGTCCGCGCCTTGCTGGGACTGGAGAGTTTGCCCTCATCTGTGCGTGTACACGTATCCCGTACGTCCCTAACTTTTCTatcatttcctccccccgTTGTTTCGCTCTctgtttacttgtttttcaCGTAGTGTCGGCTGCACTTCTCTCCTTCAAGGGGGTTAGCACTTTATTCCCTCACTTCATCcttctgatttttttttccttttccttcgttaTATATCTTCACTTCTGTCTGTGTCGACTCATGGAACCGTTCCCACtagacacacacacccacacaccGTAGGAGTGCAATGGAATCCACAGTCACCGGTGAACCGTGTCATGCGTGCGAAAAGCAGGAAACAACTGATGAACACAGTCGCTGTGGCCGCGGGACGCTGCCGCTGTACCACATTCATTCAACGAAAGTGCCAGAATACATGAAGGACAATCCATACATCTATACTGGCTATAGGGCACAGTATACCACTATGATGTGCCTGCGGAGTTTCCTTGCGGTTCACAATGAGTCGTTGAACGTGTGGACCCATGCGTTTgggtttgttgtttttgtattgctTTCAATTCTACTTTTCACGAACGTGGTGCTGGCCCGAGAGTACGTTTGGCACTGTGTAGTTTATGGAGGCTTTAGTTTTGCTTGCCTAATGTGTATGCTATGTAGCACAGTTTACCATCTGTTCATGTGCCATGAGAATGAGGCAGTTTCATTGTTTGTGGAGCTTGTGGACTATCATGGCATTAGTGTCCTCATAGTGGCGAGTTACATTCCCCTGCTTTACATTGGTTTCGCCTGTAAGCCATATTACCGGGCAATTTATATGGTGAGCATCATCATGTTTGGTACTTTAAGCgttgttttctcctctctACCAAGTCTCCGTGATGCAAAGTATCGATGGATTCGCACAACTGTTTACATTCTCATGGCTGTAGGGGGAATTGTGCCCCTCCTACATTTCTATGCCTTTACACCCCACAATACTGAAAGTATGATGCCACTCAAAGGTGTGGCACTCATGTTTGCACTTTACGGTGCTGGAGTCCTCTTCTACACATCCCGAATTCCTGAACGTTGGTTCCCTGGTCGGTTTGACATATACCTTTCAAGTCATCAAATATGGCACGTTTTTGTACTTGCAGCCGCCTGTGTTCATTTTTTCAGTTGCACAGCACTGTATCAGCAGTGGTTGGTGAGCCGACACATTTGTTAAACTTTGAGTACACATGCTGTACCACTTGGGGAAGCAAATGCTGCTAAAAGGTGATGGCGCTCGATTGAGGCAGAGTGAATAAATTAAGCGGTGACGGTCCGAAATGGTGGTGTGGGGAGGCAggcgagagagagagagagagagagagagaaaaaaacgtCAGGTAATGCGGCTTTGATGATATCATCTACCGTATTCGGTATATAGACTGTTGTTCGTGTTGTCTCCCCacccaccttttttttaaacaccATTTAATATATccattttgattttttttctttcgggAAGTATTGTGGGTTGCTGAAGGACGGGTTTCACACAatgtttttctgttgtaattttttttgttatatatatatatatatatataagcctTACCATTTACGCTTTTTCACTCGCTGTAGTGCCCACGTTGTGTTGCCTGCATGTAGTTATCTCGTATATTAGCGTACACGTGACGAAGTTGAGGaagcaaagggggaaaagtgcTACGAAGAGGGACCGGAGAAACgatgataaaaaaagaaaaaaaaccgacATAATTGGTTATTTTCTTGgtataaaataaatatgcaCTCGCAcattcctttcttgtttccccCACTTAACCCAACACATATCATTTTTTAGGTACGCACGCAATTATTTTACATGGCGCCCGCcctgctctttctttttttttttcacctttcatTTCCCGTCTGGTGGTGGGAATCAAAATCACGGCACAATCGCTCCACTGTTATATTAAATGCGGTGGAGAGGGGGGGttgtcttccctttttttcttttgttttacggTGTGTTTTTCCGCTTACATACGTGTATCCACGTAGGAATTTTCGAGTATGCGCCTTGATTCCTTTATATTTGTCACTAAGTTAAAAGATTTGTCTCATTACTTGTTTAAAACTCACTCGTTTGGGTAGGCTTAGTCGTCGGTATCGTGGCCATAAGGAATCCGGTACATTCGACTGGGCAGGCAAAAATTCTCGTGTGCGACAGAACTTTTACGACACGCAAAAGCATCCATTCTGAAGTTTAAAAGATGATTTCATCGAGATTTCGAGGGGAAAACGTGAGCTCGGCATCAACAACCATCACAACAAATGGCGGCGATCAAAGTGAGAAAACAtgcagttcctcctcaagcATGCGTGCGACTGAGGCGCCAGTACCGTACAACAGTAATCCAGATCTTCCATTGTATACTGTCGATCAGGTTCCACCCCATCTTGCGGAAAATTTATACATTCATACCGGCTATCGCATGAATTATAGTGCAGGCATGTGCTTCCGTAGTGTTTTGGCTTTGCATAATGAAACTTTTAACGTATGGACGCATCTTATTGGGTTCGTCATATTTCTCAttgtctcttttgttttttcgatCGGAGTTCTGATTCCCAGGTTGACGGACCGTCCAGGGGAGGGCAGCGAAACCGGTGGCAGTTCCTTCCCCGACACGGTGTCTCTGCTTGGTTTCCACTGGCCGACACTTTCTATATTTGCAGTGTATTCTGTGAGTTGTCTCATGTGTATGCTCTGCAGTGCGGCCTTTCATACGTTGATTCCTCACAACCATCCAGTAATATACCGCATTGCTCATACATTGGATTACTTTGGCATCACCTTCCTTGTAGTTGGGTCATTTCTGCCCATGTGTTACTTCTGCTTTGCATGCAAACCGCACTTGAGATATATTTACCTTATTATGGTGTCGCtgtttggtgttggtggGCTTGTGGGTCCCTGTTTTCGAAGGTGGACTGATCCAGCTTACATGTGCGCAAAGATCACCTTTTACGTTTGTATGGTTGGAAGCGGTCTCTTGCCCGTTTTTCACATTTACTTAACACTTCCCAGTAGCGCCACGGCATCGGTTGTACAAGGTTTATTACTTATGATGGGTCTCTATGGAGTGGGTGTTATGATTTACGCATTGAAAGTGCCTGAGTCCTTGTACCCTGGCGAGTTTGATATTTATCTTTCCAGTCACCAATTGTGGCATGTTTTTGTGCTGTGCGCAGCTGTTGTTCACTTCTTTAATTGCGCTTCCATGTACATTAACTTTGATAAAATGGCGCTCAACTGCTAgcggcgaaaaaaaaaaagtatttaTTTGTGAATTTACGTAATGATGCGATTGCACACGAACGCAAACGtccgcatatgtgtgtgtgcgcataCGTGCATATGacgagggagaaaaaaaagagagagggaacATCCACCTAAAGTGAGGGAAtgtgaatgtttttttttttaaatgttgttgttgtgtccATTTGCCTAGTAGTCGATTCAGATTTTTTCTGTACATGGTTTAATAATGAgacgagagaaagaaaataactgtGGAGggagtacatatatatatatatatgtgtgtgtgtgtgtatgtggttGCGTGTGCATTTAAGaacacaataaaaaataaaaaagcgaAGAAGGAACGGGAACCGTGTCACTTCATTATCTGCTGAGGCACGCGATGGGTTCTACACGCACCTCTCCCCATACTCTTGTGTGGTTATTCTTGGTTTATCTCTCAGACATAATATATTTACCATAAGTTGTTGTTCACCCGCTGTGCTAAGGTCTGTGGGACGCGATAATTTCACACATGTGGTAACGAGGCATTCAtcattcttttctgtttcttcatcTTGAGAGGACGGTTTATATTTCGTGCGTTTGTGGGTAACTTTAGTTGATAACAACATATggttaattcttttttttttgttgctgtgccgTTGTTTGGCGTCAATTTTAACCCTCCATCTTCTCCACATCCCCTCCATTTATTTGTGAGGTGTGTTGTgaaggtattttttttttttaattcctaTCCGTAATTTAAACAGAAATATCCCAACgtcaaaaaagacaaaaaagggaaagagtgtGAGTTCATAGTACAGATTGAGATAGGTTTAtaaacatttatatatagTTAACCCAGTGAATAGGTATCAGCAACAGGCGGGACCCTGCGTTTACTTGCATGAAATCATTGGAAGATTTGAACGGATGCGACATTCTTAATCGCGTTGAAAAGGCATTGCGGTTGTGCGAACAGCAGCGAGCCTGCCAACAACACATGCTTCAACTCTTGACAACTGTTGAACAAACTCTTGAGGCCACTAAATCCGACTTACCGCGCACTCCTAAACTCACAGTACCGCAAAATACGCCTTTAACTTCCCGTTATTCACAACAGTGTATTGGCAAAATCAATTCAAGTGATGATTCCGCACAACAATTTCACAGTAAGGCGGAGGTCACTTCATCGCTTCGTAATGTCGTTTATGTGCTTGATCAACTCAACTACAGAGCCACTGCCGCGTTGTTAGACTTGTCAGCGCGCGTTAGTTGCATCGACAAGCGGGTGCAGCACCTCACTAATATTTCTAAGAGAAATGTGATGGCAATAAACGAGCGTATGGAAAGAATTAAGCAAGAAGCA
The genomic region above belongs to Trypanosoma brucei brucei TREU927 chromosome 10, whole genome shotgun sequence and contains:
- a CDS encoding adiponectin receptor protein 1 (similar to Adiponectin receptor protein 1. (Swiss-Prot:Q91VH1) (Mus musculus)), which codes for MESTVTGEPCHACEKQETTDEHSRCGRGTLPLYHIHSTKVPEYMKDNPYIYTGYRAQYTTMMCLRSFLAVHNESLNVWTHAFGFVVFVLLSILLFTNVVLAREYVWHCVVYGGFSFACLMCMLCSTVYHLFMCHENEAVSLFVELVDYHGISVLIVASYIPLLYIGFACKPYYRAIYMVSIIMFGTLSVVFSSLPSLRDAKYRWIRTTVYILMAVGGIVPLLHFYAFTPHNTESMMPLKGVALMFALYGAGVLFYTSRIPERWFPGRFDIYLSSHQIWHVFVLAAACVHFFSCTALYQQWLVSRHIC
- a CDS encoding hypothetical protein, conserved (GPI-Anchor Signal predicted for Tb10.6k15.1110 by DGPI v2.04 with cleavage site probability 0.48000002 near 336): MTVCLVLLTGLPGAGKTTLGKALKQLGDHITHELSLIVTAVVELDDFMCNVGASNGSRVESTVFDPSRWREAFEAARQATRQELERCLMMERNKAVMHLVFLVDPLPYRSMRASYWKMCKELSAKCAETHFHDSWEVQSIVVLLEVRMNTPEEVCLQRNELRAGTPQYIPPYVIKGISDSFDRGDLTAVLPGTDGNMWAVLPGQRSAPWPVLLLVDEVRCCASPPNLLATQLLERIRGEDIMREMTEQQVSVFNYYKCQVEGGKSKCLASGEAHDNVNNCLHQVDLHMRAVVGHYMVQRQSIGSLKPGTGQRVSKCRSTHYAGIRAAITKGTRNTGGSFSEVQGLLQQLLLEFEHALVDL